Proteins from a single region of Hordeum vulgare subsp. vulgare chromosome 6H, MorexV3_pseudomolecules_assembly, whole genome shotgun sequence:
- the LOC123401447 gene encoding protein BTR1: MEAPGSPYASSPDTAPKRAPRSSPPPPQDRPDADHDPAADHEDDKEKPTHLRFLVSNTAAGCIIGKGGSTINDFQSQSGARIQLSRSHEFFPGTNDRIIMVSGLFDEVVKAMELVLEKLLSEGEESNEAEARPKFRLVVPNSSCGGIIGKGGATIKSFIEDSHAGIKISPQDNNFVGLHDRLVTITGPLNSQMRAIHLILSKLSEDVHYPPNLSSPFPYAGLGFPSYPAAVPVGYMIPPVPYNNTVNYGPNGYAAPGGGGGGGRYQNNKPGTPVRSPANNDAQESHTIGVADEHIGAVVGRAGRNITEIIQASGARIKISDRGDFIAGTSDRKVTITGSSEAIQAAEAMIMQRVTASQER; encoded by the exons ATGGAGGCCCCGGGCTCCCCCTACGCGTCCTCGCCCGACACCGCGCCCAAGCGCGCGCCccgctcctccccgccgcccccgCAGGACCGCCCCGACGCCGACCACGACCCCGCCGCCGACCACGAAG ATGACAAAGAGAAGCCAACACATTTGAGGTTTCTGGTGTCTAACACAGCAGCAGGATGTATCATTGGCAAGGGTGGTTCAACTATTAATGACTTCCAATCTCAGTCTGGGGCTCGTATTCAATTATCGCGCAGCCATGAGTTTTTCCCTGGTACAAATGACAGAATCATCATGGTCTCTGGACTGTTTGATGAAGTAGTTAAGGCCATGGAGTTGGTACTTGAGAAACTCTTATCAGAG GGGGAAGAATCTAATGAAGCTGAAGCTAGGCCTAAATTTAGACTTGTAGTTCCTAACAGCTCTTGTGGTGGAATTATTGGTAAAGGAGGAGCAACAATCAA GTCATTCATTGAAGATTCACATGCTGGAATCAAGATTTCACCACAGGACAACAACTTTGTTGGTTTGCATGATAGGCTTGTTACTATCACAGGACCCTTAAACAGTCAGATGCGAGCCATACATTTGATATTAAGCAAGTTGTCTGAGGATGTTCACTACCCACCTAATTTGAGTTCACCATTTCCATATGCAG GCCTTGGTTTCCCTAGTTACCCTGCCGCTGTTCCTGTTGGCTATATGATTCCACCGGTGCCATATAATAATACTGTGAACTATGGACCTAATGGGTATGCTGctcctggtggtggtggtggtggtggaaggtACCAAAACAACAAG CCTGGTACACCTGTTAGATCACCTGCTAATAATGATGCCCAAGAATCACACACCATAGGTGTTGCTGATGAACACATCGGTGCAGTTGTAGGGCGTGCAGGAAGGAACATAACAGAGATCATTCAG GCTAGTGGTGCCAGGATTAAGATATCAGATAGGGGCGATTTCATAGCTGGCACATCTGACAG gaaagtgacaataactggatcaTCAGAGGCCATCCAGGCTGCCGAGGCGATGATCATGCAGAGGGTGACAGCCAGTCAGGAGAGGTGA